A stretch of DNA from Synechococcus sp. JA-3-3Ab:
CTGAACCGCCTCATGGAAGAATGGTTTGAGGAGAAGGGTGCAGATCGCTTCCAGGAGCCCTACTTGAGGGAGTTGCTGGGCCATACGCCCGTCCAGGTGATCGCCGGAGCAGCCTTGGGGGCAGCCTGTATCACGTTATCTTTTGTCCTGGGAATCAACTGAACGCAATTGGGGCATGCTAGAGCAGGAGCATCACGGGTGGTCATGGCCTCCAGTTCTCAACCTCGTCCGATCCAGCGCTGCCCGGCCTGTGGCAAGCCGATCCCGGCCTATCGCTACAAGTCCCCCTACTGCGACCACTGCGGTTGGCGGGCAACCCCGGCAGGGCAAACCCCTCAAACAGGCGGATCTGGGGGCCAGAGATCCGGAGCTCAGGGGAGTAGGATTCAACAACACATTCAGCGCCTCGGCCTGCCCCCTCTGTTGCAGCCGCTGTTGAAGTTCGACTTTTACCTCTATCTGGGCTGGGGGATCAGCCCTCTGTTTCCGCTAGTCGTGGATCGACCGCTGCTGGCCGAATCCAATTACCTGTTGCTGCTCCCGCTCCTGTTGAGCTGGGGGCTGCTCTACTTGGCAGTGCGGGATCGGCCGTTGCCCCAGGATTTGCGGCTGCCGCGGCTGCTGCTGGATGTGGCGTTTATCCTGCTGCCCTTCTTCCAAAAAATCAACGTTTCCAAGGCCCCCAACCGGCCCTACTGGAATGCTCTGCTCATCTGGGTCATCGGGCTCCTCCTGTTTGCCGCCGTGGGGCTGTGGAGCTTTAGCCTGCTTCTGACGGCATTGACGCTGCTGTTGACCAGCTTCTGCACGCTGCTGTTCTAGCCGAGATGGTTGACAAACACTCCAGCCTCCCATGAGCATTCCTGCTGCCCGCCAACGCTTCCTCCAAGAAATTCAAGCGGATCCCATCGATCTGGACCGAGCGGCCCTCTGGATCGCCCAAGAAGCCTATCCCGACTTGGATGTAGAAGAGTATTTGGCCGCTTTGGATGAGATGGCCGCAGAAGTGCAAGAGCGTCTTCCTCCCGAGCGCTACCCCCTGCGCGTCATCCGGATTTTAAATCGCTATCTCTTTGAAGATCTGGGCTTTTGTGGCAACAGCGAAGACTATTATGACCCGCGCAACAGCTTTTTAAACGAGGTGATCGATCGGCGCACCGGGATCCCGATCACTCTTTCTCTGATCTATCTAGAGCTGGCGCGGCGGATCGATTTTCCCATGGCAGGGGTAGGCATGCCCGGCCACTTTCTGGTGCGGCCCCTGTTTGCAGACGCGGAGATTTTTGTGGATCCCTTTCATCAGGGAGAAATTTTGTTTCCCGAGGACTGCCAAGAGCGTTTGGCACAGATCTACGGGCCCAGGATCCCTTTACAAGATCATCACCTCCGCCCCACCCCTCCTCGCCTAATCTTGGTGCGGCTGCTCAACAATCTTAAGCAGATTTACTTGAGCCGCGCCCAGCTAGAGCTTGCCTTGGCAGCGGTGGAGCGCATCTTGTTATTGATCCCAGAGTCCTTGCCCCACCTGAGGGATCGGGGCTTGCTCTGTTACCAGTTGGGGCGTTGGCAGCAGGCCTGTCAGGATCTGAGGCACTACCTCAACCAGGCGACCCTCCACCCAGAGCTCAGCGGCCCCGACGAGCATTTAATCCAAGAGATCCTACAAAGGCTAGAAGCTTACTCTGACTAAAGTCAGGTGCAGCAATTGCTCGAAAAAATCCTCCAATCGAGAGCTGGCCACCTAAGCAATACGGATCTCACCTGAGATCTCGCCTTGCCATCTTTGGGTGTCGCTGGGGCTTTTGCAAGAGTCTGGAGCAGCTTTCACCTCCTGGCGAAGAATTGCCTCTACCAGCTCGTCTAAAGCTTCCAGGTCAGATAGGTTGTAGTCTTTTTCCCGAAGGATTTTGTTAATAGAAAACTCCTGCTGCAGCGTCAGGGTCGAGGATCGTAAGACCTCGTCGATAATCTCGCGAATGCTCATTACAACCTCACAATCTGATGGCAATCTCAGCGGAGAATTTGTTATCTGAGCTCATAAACCTAGAATGCAAGAAATACTTGACGTAGCCATCCTGAGGATCACGTATTTTGGCCAAGATCTAGGGCCGCCCATGCTAAGGGAAACTGCCAAGGGTACTTTCACGGGGCCTCGCCGAGGCTTGGGAGCTCCCCAGGGAGGCTTGTCCGGTTCGCCTTTCCCAATCTTTTGCGAAGGGGGTGGGAGTGATGGGTTCACCCGATAGCTGCTGCAGTTTTGGCGACTTTGGGGCCAGTCGCGCCACGAGTGAGTTGCTTGGTCTAGGATCCCGGGGGGCGATCCACTAGTCTGTTGGTACTCCATTAGGATGAAGTGGGATCCTGTCGGCTAGCGGGTTTTGTGGGAAATCCCAGTCAAATCGCAGGTGAGGTTGTAGCACCATGACATTGACTTGGCAAACGGATGGACAGACTTGGTTTCTTCTGCCTCCCCAACCCCGTGCCGTGATCCACTTTCTGGGCGGAGCTTTTGTGGGATCCGCCCCACAATTTTTCTACAGCCGCCTGCTGGAAGAATTGGCCCGTATGGGCATGGCCGTTGTGGCTACCCCCTACACCACCGATATCGATCACGCGCAACTGGCTTTTAAAGCAGCGCAATCTTTGCATAGAAGCCTGCAGAGCAAAGGTTTGATGGGGTTGCCCCTCTTTGGCTTGGGCCACAGCCTTGGCGGTAAGCTGCAGATCCTCTCCTGCCTAGCCCTTCCTTCTTTGGGATCCCAGCGGCGCGGCAATATTTTCTTGGCCTACAGCAATGCGGGACTGGAACGGGCGCTGCCGGTGCTGCAGGCCTTGGCCCAGGCGTGGCCGCAACAGCAACTGAGCACTCTGTGGCGGATGTGGATGGGATCCTCGTCACCGCCAGTGAATCTGTGGTTGGAGTTTGAGCCTTCTCCGGCAGAAACCAATCGCCTTATCGAGGAGCAGTATCCGGTTAGAAACAACCTGCTTGTAGAGTTTCAGCAGGATGATATTGACGATATTCCGCTGCTCTATCAACAGCTTCGCCGCAAGTACGGAGGCTACACCGAATGGCAACGCCTGGAGGGGGATCACTTAACCCCGCTGGGTTTCAGCTATCCTTTCCGGGTCGGGGGGGAGT
This window harbors:
- a CDS encoding SirB1 family protein, translated to MSIPAARQRFLQEIQADPIDLDRAALWIAQEAYPDLDVEEYLAALDEMAAEVQERLPPERYPLRVIRILNRYLFEDLGFCGNSEDYYDPRNSFLNEVIDRRTGIPITLSLIYLELARRIDFPMAGVGMPGHFLVRPLFADAEIFVDPFHQGEILFPEDCQERLAQIYGPRIPLQDHHLRPTPPRLILVRLLNNLKQIYLSRAQLELALAAVERILLLIPESLPHLRDRGLLCYQLGRWQQACQDLRHYLNQATLHPELSGPDEHLIQEILQRLEAYSD
- a CDS encoding DUF1350 family protein, coding for MTLTWQTDGQTWFLLPPQPRAVIHFLGGAFVGSAPQFFYSRLLEELARMGMAVVATPYTTDIDHAQLAFKAAQSLHRSLQSKGLMGLPLFGLGHSLGGKLQILSCLALPSLGSQRRGNIFLAYSNAGLERALPVLQALAQAWPQQQLSTLWRMWMGSSSPPVNLWLEFEPSPAETNRLIEEQYPVRNNLLVEFQQDDIDDIPLLYQQLRRKYGGYTEWQRLEGDHLTPLGFSYPFRVGGEFSPIDAFAQFFYQNLLAPNQRMIRSIQAWLAAQLA